GGTGGGCTGCGCGCCTTCCGGGACCGCTTCCAACGTGATGGCCTTCCTGGCCAAGGGCGATGTTGCGCTCTCCGTGGCGGTTGCCTCCGTCTCCACCCTGATCGCCCCGATCGTCACCCCGCTGCTGGTCCTGTTCCTGGCCGGTTCCTACCTCCAGATCGACGCCGCCGGCATGGTGGGGGACATCGTCAAGACCGTGCTGCTGCCGGTCATCGCCGGCCTCCTTGCCCGGCTGTTCCTCAAGAAGCTCGTTGCGAAGGTGCTGCCGGCACTGCCGTGGGCGTCCGCCGTCGTAATCTCCCTGATCGTGGCCATCGTGGTGGCCGGCAGCGCCAGCAAGATCATCAGCGCCGGGGCCATCGTGTTCCTCGCCGTGGTGCTGCACAACGGCTTCGGGCTGGGCCTGGGCTACCTGGCCGGCAAGCTGGGCCGCCTCGACGACAAGGCCCGCCGCGCCCTCGCCTTCGAGGTGGGCATGCAGAACTCAGGCCTTGCCGCGACCCTGGCCACCGCCCACTTCACCCCGTTGGCCGCGCTCCCGTCCGCCGTCTTCTCGCTGTGGCACAACGTCTCCGGCGCCATCGTGGCCGCCTGGCTGGCCCGGCGTCCGTTGCAGGACAAGCCGGCCTACGCGCCGTCGCCTTCCAAGCAGGCCTGACCAGCACCGTCTCTCTCCGGCGGCACAAAAAACCCCTGTTACCAGCCGCCCGTCCTGGGTACAGGAACCGGTAGGGACAGCGTCGTTTCGACGCTGCCCGCCGGTTCCGGACAGGAGATGGACAGATGACTCGGATTGACCGAATAGCTGAACCATGGGGGACAAGGACGCCGTACGGCAGCGGCGGTGAATGGCCGGTCAGGGTGGACACCCACCTGGCCGAGGGGGTGGCTGCGGAGGACGTGGACCGGTGGGTCCAGACGGCGTCTCTCCTCCACTCAAACGGTGACGCCATGGATATCGCCGTTATGGACAACAGGATCGTCGGGGTGCGGGGACGGGCCGTGGACCGCGTCAACCACGGCCGGCTGGGCCCCAAGGACCTGTACGGGTGGCAGGCCAACGCCTCCCCGGACCGGCTCACCAAGCCCCTCATCCGCGAGCGCGGCAAACTGGTGGAGACGGACTGGGACACGGCCATGCAGCGCATCGTGGACAGATCCAAGGCGCTGCTGGCCGAACAGGGACCCAGCGCACTCGGCTTCTACACCACCGGCCAGCTCTTTTCCGAGGAGTACTACACTCTGGGTGCGCTTACGCATGGCGGGATCGGCACCAACCACGTGGACGGCAACACCAGGCTCTGCACAGCTACCGCCGGTGAAGCGCTGAAGGAGTCATTCGGCTGCGACGGCCAGCCCGGCTCCTACACGGACGTTGACCACGCCGACGTGATCGCCCTCTACGGGCACAACGTCGCGGAGACCCAGACCGTCCTCTGGACCCGGATGCTGGACCGGCTGGCCGGGCCCAACCCACCCAAAATCATCTGCGTGGACCCGCGCATGACGCCCGTGGCCAAGGCTGCCACGCTGCACCTGGCCCCACGGCCCGGCACCAACGTGGCGCTGATGAACGGCATCCTGCACGAGATCATCTCCAACGGCTGGGTGGACCAGGAGTACATCCAGGCGCACACGGTGGGGTTCTCCGAGCTCGAAAAAGAGGTCAAGAACTACCCGCCGGCCCTGGTGGCGGAAATCTGCGGTGTCCCGGCGGAGCAGATCACCGAGGCGGCCAGCATCATCGGCCACGCCGAGCGGCTGCTGTCCACGGTGCTGCAGGGCTTCTACCAGTCCAACCAGGCCACGGCCGCCGCCGTCCAGGTCAACAACGTCAACATCATCCGCGGCATGCTGGGCAAGCCCGGGTGCGGCATCCTGCAGATGAACGGCCAGCCCACGGCGGAGAACACCCGCGAATGCGGGGCCGACGGCGACCTTGCCGCCTTCCGGAACTGGTCAAACGACGCCCACATCAAGGACCTCGCACGCGTCTGGAACATCGACCCCATGTCCATCCCGCACTACTCCCCGCCCACGCACGTCATGCAGATGATGCGGTACGCGGAGGACGGCTCCATCCGAATGCTGTGGGTCAGCGGCACCAACCCGGCGGTCTCGCTGCCCGAGCTGGCACGCATCCGCGGCATCCTGGAACAGGACCGCCTGTTCCTGGTGGTGCAGGACATCTTCCTGTCCGAGACAGCCCAGCTGGCCGACGTCGTCCTTCCCGCCGCCACCTGGGGCGAAAAGACCGGCACGTTCACCAACGTGGACCGCACCGTGCACCTCTCCGAGAAAGCCGTGGAGCCGCCGGGTGACGCCAGGCCGGATCTGGAGATCTTCATCGACTACGCCCACCGCATGGGCCTGCAGGACAAGGACGGGCAGCCGCTGATCAAGTGGCACGACCCCGAATCGGCCTTTGAGGCCTGGAAGGAATGCACCCGCGGCAGGCCCTGCGACTACACCGGCATCACCTATGACAAGCTGCGCGGCGGCTCGGGCATCCAGTGGCCGTGCAACGAGGAGAACCCGGACGGCACGGAGCGGATCTACGCCGACGGGAAGTTCTGGGCGCACCCGGAGTACTGCGAAACCTACGGCCGCGACCTCATCACCGGCGCGCCCGTGGACCCGTCCGAGTACAAGGCCCTCAACCCTGAGGGCAAAGCCATCATCAAGGCCGCCGAGTACATGCCGCCGCACGAGCTGCCCAGCCAGGACTTTCCGCTCCAGCTCATCACCGGCCGCACGCTCTACCAGTTCCACACCCGCACCAAGACGGGCCGGGCGCCGGAGCTGAACGCGGCGGCACCGGATGTTTGGGTTGAGTTGTCCGCGGACGACGCCGGCGCGTACGGAATGGCCGAAGGTGACCTTGCGGAGGTGGCGACGCCCCGCGGGTCCGTCCGTGCCAAGGTGCGGATCAGCGGCATCAGGAGCGGGGTGCTGTTCCTGCCCTTCCATTACGGCTACTGGGACACCGACGGCGGCCATCAGCCGGACGGGGCAGGGCGGGCCGCGAACGAGCTGACCATCACGGACTGGGACGCTGCGTCCAAGCAGCCCATTTTCAAGACGGCGGCGGCACGCATCACCAGGATTTCGGCCGGCGATGGTCCGTCGTTGGCGCCCACCACCACAGCCTCGGCTCCGGTGGGCGGCTTCCCTGAAGCGGCCGCGACGAAGGGCATTCCGTCTGCGATGGCCGATGAGGCTCCGGAGATGGCAGGAGGCGCACGATGAAATTCGGGCTTGTACTTGAGGAAATGCACCGCTCCGAGAACGACCTGGCGCACCACCTGCTGACCATATCGGAGCGGCACAAGGTGGACCACGAGATCTACCACCTGGCCCGGGACCTGGCGCGCTGGTCCCAGCAGCACGTGCGGGACATCGCGGCCATGGGCAAGAACTACGGCCTGGACCTTGATCCGGAACCGCGCGGCGAGATGGGACTGATGGAAACCATCCGCGAGAAGGGCAGCGAGATGGTCGGCCGGCGACCCGAAACCGGCATGCTGCTGCTGCGTGATTTGCGCGAGCTCTACCTGAAGGCCTGCGGGGTATCGGCGGACTGGGAACTGCTGGCCCAGGCGGCCCAAGGGAAGAAGGACAAGGACCTCCTCGCCTTGGCTGAGAAGTGCCACCCCCAGACCATCCGCCAGATGAAGTGGGCCAACGGCAAGCTGAAGGAGTCCGCCACGCAGGTCCTGGTCAGCTAGGGGAAACGGTTCAGCTGGCGTTCCCGCCGGCCACGAGTAGGGAGTCCAATAGTCGAAGCCTAACCGTGGCCGGTCTTCGTCCCCGGCTAGCCCTCACATTCCTTGCAGTACTTCTTGCCATCCTTCTCCCGGGCCAACTGGCTGCGGTGGTGGACCAGGAAGCAGGACATACAGGTGAATTCGTCTGCCTGCACCGGGACCACCTGGATGAGGAGTTCCTCGTTGGAGAGGTCTGCGCCGGGCAGCTCGAAACTGTCCGCGAGGTCCGTTTCGTCCAGGTCGGGAGAAGCTTCCCGGCGGCCGGACTTATCGGACTTCAGCTCCTCCAGGGCGACGTTCGGCTCTTCCTCGGGAGTCACCCGCGGAGCGTCGTAGTCAACTGACATGTGGTGTGTTCTCCTGTCCAGGATTTCCGTGCCCAGATTGTTCTGAACAGATCGACAACGCAGGACGCAGGCAACTAATTCCCGAGGCTGCGGCCGGATTTCCGGAAGGGTTTTCAAGCGCTTCCGACGGCGGGACGCCAGCCTGGCGCAGGGCCAGCGCGGCCTGGACCATTGCGGCATGGGTAAGGGCCTGGGGATAGTTGCCAAGGAAGGCGCCCGTGGCGGGGTCCAGCTCCTCGCTGAAGAGCCCCAGCGGGGAAGCCAGGTCCAGCAGCGCGCGGAATGTCTCTTCCGCTTCTTCCCTCCTGCCGGTCAGGGCCAGCGCCTGGACCAGCCAGAACGAACAGGGCAGGAAGGCGCCCTCGCCGCCCTCCAGTCCATCCTGCCCGGGCGGGTACCGGTAGAGGAGGGGTCCGCCGGCACCCAGCTGGTCCCGGATCGCGTCAACGGTCCGGCGGACTGCTTCGGCGCGTGGCTCCTCCAGTCCAACCAGGGGAAGGACCAGCAGGGCGGCGTCCAGGTCCGCCGATCCGTAGGTGCGCGTGTAGGTGCCCCGGACCGGATCGAAGCCCAGGCTTCGGATTTCCGCCCCGAGCCGGTCGCGGGAGGACTCCCACCGGCGCCGCTGCCTGGTTGCCAGGCGATGGGTGGCACCAATGCGCAGGGCATGGTCCAGGGCGAGCCACGCCATGAGCTTGGAATGGACGTGGTGGGCAGCGTCATCGCGGATTTCCCAGATCCCGGCGTCTGGCGCAGGCCACGATTCGGCCACCAAGTCCGCGAACCCGCGCATGGCCCGCCATGTCTCCGAGTACAGCCGGTGGCCGCCCTGCACCAGCACCCAGGCAGCGTCCAGCACCCAGCCGTAACCGTCGAGCTGGTGCTGCCCGGCGGCACCGTTGCCGGTCCGCACCGGTGTGCTGCCCAAATAGCCCGGCCAGCCCCGCAGTTCGCGCTCGCGGGGGACCGCACGTCCGGACAGCGTCAGCAGGGCCGGAAGCCGGGGCCGCTGCAGCCGGCTGGCGTGCAGCAGCCAACCGAAGAAGTTCAAGGCCACATCCGTCTTGCCGGCGTGCAGGAACGCTGCGACACCGATGCTTGCATCCCGCGGCCACGCGAACCGGTAGTCCCAGTTCCGGATTCCACCCGGATTTTCCGGCAGGGAGGTGGTGGGCGCCGCGACCGGAGCGCCCGACGGTGAATAGGTCAGGAGCCGCAGCGTCAGCAGGCTACGCAGCACCTGTTCGCGGAACGGGAGGCCTGCGTCCACCTCCTCTGCCCAGGATTCCCATTTCCGTTCGTCATCGAGCAGCAGTTGCCAGGCGGCTTCCGGGTCCACGTGGATCAAGGGCTCGCCGTACGCGACGGCCAGGACGAGCGTCACCGGGTGCCCGGGATGCACCACGAGTTCCTGTTCATCGCCTTCCGGGAGTGGGCAGCCTTCGCTGGAGCCCAGAGACACGGCCAACGGTCCCCATTCGCACACCAGGTCCCGGGCCCGCCTGCTGATTCGCGGGACGCGGTGCGTTTCGCCCAGCCGTGGAGCAAAGCGGACGACGGCGGCTACCGGGCTTTCGTGCGCTGTGAGCCGCCGGACCAGGAGCGTGGTGGGCAAGAGCGCGCCGGATACCTCAGCCACCATCGCTTCGGTCAACGTCAACACGCCTCCACCCGAGGACCAGGTGGTTTCCAGCGTCGCGGTATGCCCGCGGTAGCGGCGCTTCAGCAGGTGCGCTGGCCCGGCCGGTCCGGCAACGAACTGGCCTGCTTCCCAGCCGCCCAGCAGGGCGCCGAAAATTGGCTCACCGTCGAAGGCCGGGGCACACATCCAGTCGATTGATCCCGCGGACGATACCAAGGCTGCCGTCCGGGTATCCCCGATCATCCCGTAATTGGCGATGGCGGAGGGCTGCCAGGGTGCGGCGGGGGAGGGGCCGACGGCGGCTTGCGGCTTTGGCTGCCCTGTTGCGGTGGTGCGGCGTTTCCGTTCAGATGCGATGCTCATAGCGCCCTCAGCAAAAGTCCCAGGACGGCCCCATACGCTACGTGCGCCACGATGGCCACGGCCGGCGTCTGGATGCCGTAGTTCAGACCGAGCAGTCCCGGCGGCTCGAGCACGGCGGTGGTGGAAAGGCCTGCCCGTGTGGAGGCCATCCTGGGGTGCACGCCCGGCAGCAGCGGAAGGATGACCGTCAGCACCACCGCTACGTGCAGCAGGCCCAGCAGTGCGCCAGTCCACCAGTCAGCCCTGCCCAGGAGGGCGAACGTTCCGGCGTAGCCGAGGGCAAACACCTGGCCCGCCGCAAGGTGGATAAAGAAGCCGGCAACACGGGCCCGGTCCGGATCGGGTGTTACCAGGGTGCCAAGCACCAGTGGCAGGTCCAGCCGTGTCAGGCCGGCCATCTGGGCGGCAATCATGATGATCGTCAGGACTGCGGTGGCCAGGAGCCCGAAGAGTCCCCATCCTTGCCAGTCCATCTCATGCCGCGCAATCCAGCGGCAGTAGGGCCAGGGTTCCATTCGTGGAGTAGTTGGAATGCAGCATCGGAGCCTCGTTCTAAAATTGAATATCTTGAATTTAGAACTCACACCAACGCATGTCAAGGAGCCCGAGGTGATGCATCTCCGGTTCCGGGTCGTAGTAGGTAGACTGGTCTACCTACTACGAATACAAGGAGTACCCATGCCTGCTGCCCGTACGGCGGGGACCGCCTCGACTCAAGCCCGACCGCCCGCCAGGGAGCTGTTGCTGGAGGCGGCCGCTCGTCTCTTCTACGCAAACGGCGTCGCAGCCACCGGAATCGACACCATCACCGCCGAAGCGGGCGTTGCCAAGAAGAGCCTCTACAACAACTTCAGCTCAAAGGCCGAACTGGTGGCCGCTTATCTGGAAGCCCGGCATGAGGAATGGCTGGGGCTTTACCGCAAGCGGCTGGAGACGGCCAGCGCTCCCCGGGAGAAGGTCCTGGCCGTGTTCGACGCGTACCTGGACCACGCCAACTTCGCGTACCAGCACGGGTTCCGGGGCTGTGGACTCCTCAACGCGGCAGCGGAGCTGCCCGCCGGGGATCCCGGCAGGGCCGCCGTGCGCCGCCACAAGGAGGAGGTGCAGGAACTCCTCGCGGAACATGTGGCCGGCCTGCTGCCCGCACAGGAGGAACGGACGCCGCAAATTGCCGCGCATCTGGCCTTCCTGCTCGAAGGAGCCATGGCCAGGGCAGGCCTGGAGGGAAACGACGCGCCCGTGCAGGAAGCGAAGACTATTGCCGGGCACCTGCTGGACGCCCTGTGACCATGAATCAGCCCCATCCCAAGGCCCAGCTCTGGGGAGCGCTGGCCGTGGTGGCGGCGTCGGTTCTCTGGGGCACCACGGGGACCGCCGCCACCTTCGCTCCCGCTGTGAGCCCGCTGGCCATAGGCGCCGTGGCGATGGGTCTGGGCGGACTGCTGCAGGCTCTGTACGCCGCACGGCACATCAGGATCCAGTCCGGCAGCCTGCTTGAGCGGTGGCGCCTGGTTTCGCTGGGCGCCGTGGCGGTGGCCGTGTATCCGCTGGCCTTCTACAGCTCCATGCATCTGTCCGGAGTGGCCGTGGGCACCGTAGTCTCGATCGGATCGGCCCCGCTGGCGGCCGCCCTCATCGAACGCTTCGCGGACCGGAAACCGCTGAGCCGGCAATGGATTTTGGGGGCCCTCCTGGGAGTGGGCGGAGCCGCCTTGTTGTCGCTTTCCGGACACGAGCCGGCTGCCGCAGGCCCGGGCGCGGATCCATGGACCTCGACGGCGGGAATCCTCCTGGGCCTGCTGGCCGGCACCACGTATGCCTTGTACTCCTGGGCGGCGCACCGGCTGACCGGTCAAGGCCTCACCTCGAGGGCGGCAATGGGCGCCATCTTTGGGCTGGGTGGGCTCCTCCTGATGCCGGTCCTCGCGCTGACCGGCGGCCCGCTGCTGGAATCCTGGCGCAGCGTCGGCGTGGGCGCCTACATGGCCGCAGTCCCGATGTTCGCCGGGTATCTCCTGTTCGGGTGGGGGCTGGCGCGGGTCGGGGCGAGCACGGCCACCAGCATCTCCCTGCTCGAAACCGTGGTGGCTGCCGTCTTGGCGGTACTCGTGGTGGGCGAACGGCTTCCGGCACTTGGCTGGCTTGGCGCCGCCGTCGTCCTGGCCAGCCTGTTCATCCTCACCCCGAGGCCGAAAAAGCTCCGCCCGGCACCTGGGCGCGCTGCATCAAGCCTCTCAGCCGGTGGGCTGGCGTCCGGCGCTGCGGGCCAGCACAGTGGGGCCCAGCAGCAGGCAGGCGCCCAGCCCCAACAGCAGAATCCCCAGCACCACCGCTCCGGGAGCCGGTAGCCCGGCCCCGGCAACGACAAGCACCACGCCGATCAAGACCGCCACGATTCCGGGGAGCAGGCCCGAAGGGAAACGGCGTGCGGGATAACCGGACAGCAGCTCCATGGCCAGATGGGGGTCATCCGCGATCAGTCCCAGTTCCAGTTCCTTGAGCAGGCGTCGCTCCTCATCGGACATCGGCATGGCGGGCCCCTGCTTCCCTGGGAGGCGGTATCGGTATCGACCGTAGGAGCGTTCTACCGGTTAGTCAATAGCGCCGGCGCCACTGTGGGGGCATCACCCGGCGAGGTCGTAGCGCAGTTCATGCCCCAGTACCCGCACGCCCTTGGTGGGAACGTGCGGGACCGCCTTGCCCGGCGGCATCAGGTGCTCGACGGGCTGGCCGGCCAGGAGGAGGCAATGGTCGGAGATGAGGCGGCGGTGGCAGCGCCACCAGAGGGTTTCGCTGCACATGATCGCGGTCCGCGCCGATTGGGAGCCGGCGACGAGTTCTTCAGCAGCAGCCAGGAAGTCCCCGGTGCGCATGTAACCGGCATAGGCGCGGAACGACTCGTTGCGGAGGGCCGTATCCGGGGAGTCAGGGAGCAAATTCCGGAATCCACCCAGCCGTTTCTCCCACCGGTAACCTATGCCCGCGTCGGGCAGCCACTCCGCCATCAGGTCCTTGCCGAACTGCGGATACTTGCGGCTGCCGGGCCCAATCCGCACGTCCACCAGCGACGTTACCCCCGCATTCCTCAGCAGGGCGGTGAAGTCCGCCTGGGAGGAGGTGCCGTGACCTACCGTGAACAGCGTTTCCATCCCAGCCATCATAGGCAGGGCGGTGCTGTGGGCTCAGGGGAGGTACGACGGCGGCCCGCGGCCTCTTCGGGTTGCCGCACCTTGGATGCGGCCCCGGAAAGCCGGCTACCGCCGTCGTAGTTCCGCGAACTCGATGGACGGGACAATGGCGCCCGCGTCCCGCTCCACGAAGTTGGTGCCCGGCGGCACCAGGTCATCGATGGCGTCCAGGACGGACTCGCCCAGCCGGACATCCGCGGCGCGGAGGTAGGCGGAAAGGTGTTCCTCGCTGCGCGGGCCGATGATCACGCTGCTGATGGCGGGGTGGGTCAGGGCAAAGCCCACGGCCAGGTCCACCAGGGACAGCTCCAGCTTGTCCGCCAGCCGGGCCAACGAGTCCGCGGCAAGCAGTTTCCGCTCGCTGGAGGGCCCGGAGATGTCGTACCGGCCCGGCAGCGTGTGGACCCGGGTGGGCGGCTTGCCGGATTCCAGGACGAAGCTGCCGGAGAGCCAGCCACCCGCCAGCGGGCCGTAGGCAAGAACCCCCAGCCCGTACTGCTGGGCAATGGGCAGGACGTCCCGTTCGTTGCCGCGGACCAGCATGGAGTACGGGACCTGGTTGCCCAGCGGCGGGATCAGGTGGTTGGTGGTGGCCAGCCACTGCGCCTCGACAAGCTGCGCGGGCGTGAACACCGAGGTGCCGTAGTACAGGATCTTGCCCTGCCGGATCAGGTCGTTGAGGGTGGTGATGGTTTCCAGGACGTCGGTGTTGTAGTCCGGCCGGTGTGCCTGGTACAGGTCGATCCGGTCTGTCTGGAGCCGGCGCAGGCTCCCCTCCACGGCCTGGGTGATCCAGCGCCGGGAGTTCCCGGAGTGTGCGGGATTGGGGCTCATCTGGCCATGGAACTTGGTGGCCAGGAAGACGTCGTCCCGGCGGCCGCGGAGCGCCCGGCCCACCACCTGCTCGGACTCGCCCTGGGAGTAGACGTCTGCCGTGTCGATCGCCGTGATGCCGGCGTCCAGTGCGGCGTGGATGATGCGGATGCTCTCTTCCGCGCCGGTGGGGGCACCCGGGCTGCCCGTTCCCTCGCCGAAGTTCATGGTGCCAAGGGTGAGGGGACTGATGGGGGTGCCCGACCGTCCGAACACCCGCAGTTCGCTGAGGCTCATCCGCGGTCTCCTCCATCTGGTTGCCCTGCCTTGGATCGTCACGAGGCTACACAGGTTCCGCAGGCCCCCACAGAATCCCGCCTTAGTCCTTCGCTTTTCGTCGCATGGAGTAACCGGGGCCGCGGGAATGACGTTTTGTGGCGCCCAAACAGCTGCCAGGAGCGCTTATATTGAGGCATGAGTACCCCTACAAGTGGCGATGAGTTCGTCCAACTGCACGACCTCATCATTGGCAGCACCAACGTGGCTGACTTCCTGACTGAGCTCTCCACGGTTGCCGCTTCAACGCTCAGCGATACTGCCGGTGTCGTCATCGAGTGCGGGGTGACGCTCCGCCGCCGTAAACGCACCGCCACCATTGCCGGCAGCAGCGAACGCGCAGCCGTGCTGGACAAGCTGGAGCAGGCGCTGGGGAACGGGCCCTGCATCGCGTCACTGGATGCCATGAAGCCGATGGTTCTGTCCGACGTGCACACCGATACGCGCTGGCCCGCTTACCAGGAGGTGCTGGCCGACAACGGTTGCCGCAGCGCGCTGGGAGTGCCGCTCGCCCTCGATGAGCACCAGGCGGCCGCCCTGAACTTCTTCGCGGCGGAGCCGGATGTGTTCACCCCTGGTGTCGTCCAGCGGGCGGAAGGGTTCGCGGACCTTGCCGGCAGGGCACTGCGGTTGGCGCTGCGGATCGCGGACGCCCAGAACCTGGCGGATGACCTCAAGGCCGCCATGGCAAGCCGCACCACCATCGATATGGCGTGCGGGGTGATCATGGCACAGAACCGGTGTTCGCAGGAGGAAGCCATGGCCCTCCTCACCAAGGCGTCCAGCCACCGGAACCAGAAGCTGCGGGACCTGGCCGGTGAAATCATTGGCCGCGTCAGCGACGGCGCAGTGAACACGCACTTCGATCCTTAAATCGGTGCACCTGTCCCGACCCGCCTGCATGCAGCCCGGGTTTCGCCTCCGCGCCGCCCTGCAATAATCTGAACCAACGGTTGTGCATGGGGTGTCACTGCCCGGGTACAACAACAGCAGCACTGTAAGTTCCGGGACCATCACAGACGAGGCGGACACCCATGACGGCTTCAGACCAGCAGCACGCACCACGGCCACTTATGCCCGCCGACCCTCCCGCCGCTGCCCCTGAACCCGTGGATCCGCACCTGCTGCAGCAACTGGCCGACGCGCACGGCGTGGGTACCTCCTTCCAGGGCTGGGACGGGCTCCCGCACTCCGTTGCAGAATCGACGTTGGTCAAGGTGCTGGCCGCCCTGGGCGTTGACGCCCGCACCAACCAGCACATTGAGGCGGCCCTGGTCGAAGCGGAACTGGCGCCATGGCGGCGGATGCTGCCGCCCGCCGTCGTCATCAAGCAGGGCGAGCCCGCCCAGGTTCCGGTTCACGTCCGGGACGGGGCCACTACCCGCCTGACCATCACCCTTGAGGGGGGTGCGGTCCAGCGGGAGGCGGTCCAGCAGGATGTCTGGGTCCAGCCCCGGGAGGTCGACGGCGTCTCCACCGGACGTGCCACGTTCTCCCTTCCCGAGGACCTGCCTTTGGGCTGGCACACACTGCACGCTGAGTCCGAAGGCGCCACGGCGACTTCCACCCTGGTGGTGACGCCGGCGCGGCTGGCCACGGCGAAGCCGCTCGAGGAGCGCCGCGGCTGGGGCCTGGCCACCCAGTTGTATTCCGTCCGCTCAAAACGGTCCTGGGGCATTGGAGACTTCGCCGACCTGGCGGACCTGGCTGCGATCAGTGGCGCTCGCGGTGCTGACTACGTCCTGGTTAACCCGCTCCATGCCGCGGAGCCCGTACCGCCCGTCCAGCCCTCGCCCTATTCGCCGTCCACCCGCCGGTTCTTCAACC
This window of the Pseudarthrobacter defluvii genome carries:
- a CDS encoding GAF and ANTAR domain-containing protein, with translation MSTPTSGDEFVQLHDLIIGSTNVADFLTELSTVAASTLSDTAGVVIECGVTLRRRKRTATIAGSSERAAVLDKLEQALGNGPCIASLDAMKPMVLSDVHTDTRWPAYQEVLADNGCRSALGVPLALDEHQAAALNFFAAEPDVFTPGVVQRAEGFADLAGRALRLALRIADAQNLADDLKAAMASRTTIDMACGVIMAQNRCSQEEAMALLTKASSHRNQKLRDLAGEIIGRVSDGAVNTHFDP